Proteins encoded together in one Micromonospora auratinigra window:
- a CDS encoding RecQ family ATP-dependent DNA helicase, translated as MAEAWAETPAWVPAAGFDPPLPHVGQYGGDRKHMASQVMPPNLTAANDLLLQRGPLPPEEVVTLLRESGIVVTVARLAKLPERFPEAFVLDEQGRLTVPSQTSAEVSDHPIEGLHPSRVPAWRRTPLPATISLAECVVLAVSPPDAYGEVMVGAARMSDGECQVFPGGADQGSRLSLFTDGAACVVTHDDDWSRLPQRLAKCLPDVHVDLNLLVLLQDPTRPGARLAELCESWGIARDDDDLAADARAAAACLRLVLEQIGESEPSWQLARVCLAAAGSPVARLLPNGSLPERVRDGLTCAPDPLLDASGEGYRSALEAVRQVFGQLTGQGYAARPSQREMSTAVSEVLDGGGLLAVEAPTGTGKSLAYLTPAAGRAGGARRPVVVATATKVLQQQLRRDVARLREQGLFSVPLRQLFGVSNYLCPREIAAALDGAGDDTEPDQWLALAVAIRGLAVSQVGVWDDIADHALSRGRPAYAAARDVLRTDARSCERQRCGWVSTCPLFKRLAGMAERPGVLAVNHALIASWAQLAQQGVRSPGDVLADGAGDLVFDEAHELEDSLTAAWTKALGRRELLGLATRLDGRSGLDRQLRRLVASGIDLRSGRQLPAMARQLRRDCDSLTSAVLRYLHEYGGTSRSAVPRSGVVHGRPEYRQLVEEVRQTGRGLRELLTALKAVETAARTRLAELGDGHPLLRSVVSRLSGLTHAVTDAGEVLGRLRDLPDEHLWVYRLSADPPSDSPASPEAADPQPDWTFECIPVDVGPAFADAVVRPARSITLTSATLTTGGTFDYVASRLGIRVQPGSSQPGVFDGRQLPSPFDYAAQSAVVLTSHLPVPVPSQEREFVEDLARDQVGLLSLTGGRSMTLFAARRRMEAVANLVRQQGDALADRGVRLLVQGEAGRAEIADRFRADPGTVVYGLRSYWQGFDAPGDTLSYLAIEKPPYPHPDDAVVSARIRAIADRGGDPFLEYVVPKTAVLLAQGFGRLIRSESDRGAALICDRRMQSPSSANRLLLSTLPGPELHYAVDRDDAWRYALRFVTGEEPDLSAALALAGSEVDAIVQRLRLTPGEDPEPKLREGARLLFGVQQLRDEQLQLMLAHLAGLDTVGVLPTGTGKSLCFQLPALLRPQDRATVVVSPLVALIKDQLDDLRGRRGLRSVQGITGSTPAAVRNEILRDLAGGKVRLLYVSPERLVRDPVLRVALERQDLAGLVVDEAHCVSDWGHDFRPEFRQVTRAVAHLDRAPRMALTATATRPVVQDIIATLELRDPLTVTRPSDRPNLRFRITKVADERERARELLRIATAMGTTPGIVYASRRAVTEEIAALLRRAGLAARHYHAGMVPEQREAVQDDFLAGTTQIIVATKAFGMGVNKPDIGWVVHYDLPESLDAYVQEAGRAARAAQLRGDCVLLYSGGDIARRRAQVVNTAEGDRRAQAQRVLTLLREQRQRGGDVVFHPEELAEAVGVEADELNVLLGWLERAGAVEQLPDCSARGTVHVGTREPEDEQQRRRFRHMSVLLRMRPQVGSRIDFDRLEQEHGIDPDELENDLVAWSLDRLITFSSSQRYRRLRLRAREVDTALLSREIRRWNAWQREQLDAVISYVSGTHCRRATIVRYFGFSPYTCGDQSEPCDACGGRAAWHDLPALAVPDPENLVNVELTVLQAVAWASTLRTGRYGAVGLKAAVLGAEVLAGGHPIGAGLRRCPQFGALRHVRGAERRWDQAAERLVAEGLLARDEVSRDSRSYLSLAITDAGRERLGGPSWVSW; from the coding sequence ATGGCCGAAGCCTGGGCGGAAACCCCCGCTTGGGTGCCAGCCGCCGGCTTCGATCCGCCACTGCCGCACGTCGGGCAGTACGGGGGAGATCGGAAGCACATGGCGTCGCAGGTGATGCCGCCGAATCTGACGGCGGCCAACGATCTGCTGCTGCAACGGGGGCCATTGCCTCCGGAGGAGGTCGTGACCCTCCTGCGGGAGAGCGGCATCGTGGTCACGGTGGCGCGGCTGGCGAAACTGCCGGAGCGGTTTCCGGAAGCGTTTGTTCTCGACGAGCAGGGCCGTCTCACCGTTCCCTCCCAGACATCCGCTGAGGTGAGCGACCACCCGATCGAGGGTCTTCACCCGTCGAGGGTCCCGGCATGGCGTCGAACACCACTCCCCGCCACCATTTCGCTGGCCGAGTGTGTCGTCCTCGCTGTATCGCCACCAGACGCGTACGGGGAGGTGATGGTAGGGGCCGCGCGGATGAGCGACGGGGAGTGCCAGGTCTTCCCCGGAGGGGCGGACCAGGGCAGCCGGCTAAGCCTTTTCACCGATGGGGCGGCGTGCGTGGTGACCCACGACGACGACTGGTCGCGTTTACCGCAGCGCCTCGCGAAATGTCTTCCCGACGTGCACGTCGACCTGAACCTGCTGGTGTTGCTGCAGGATCCGACGCGGCCCGGCGCGCGACTGGCCGAGCTGTGCGAGAGCTGGGGGATCGCCCGCGACGACGACGACCTTGCCGCCGATGCTCGTGCCGCGGCCGCCTGCCTGCGCCTCGTCCTGGAGCAGATCGGCGAATCCGAGCCATCCTGGCAGCTTGCCCGCGTGTGCCTGGCGGCGGCCGGTTCACCGGTGGCACGCCTGCTTCCGAACGGTTCGCTGCCGGAGCGGGTGCGTGACGGACTGACGTGCGCACCGGATCCGCTGCTCGACGCGTCGGGTGAGGGCTACCGGTCGGCGCTGGAGGCGGTCCGTCAGGTGTTCGGCCAGCTGACCGGACAGGGCTACGCCGCGCGGCCGTCCCAGCGCGAGATGTCCACGGCGGTCAGCGAGGTGCTGGACGGCGGCGGGCTGCTCGCCGTCGAGGCACCCACCGGCACCGGCAAGTCGCTCGCCTATCTCACGCCGGCTGCCGGCCGGGCCGGTGGTGCCCGCCGTCCGGTCGTGGTCGCCACCGCCACGAAGGTGCTACAGCAGCAATTGCGCCGCGACGTGGCCCGGCTGCGGGAACAGGGTCTCTTCTCCGTTCCGCTGCGCCAACTCTTCGGGGTCTCCAACTACCTCTGCCCGCGCGAGATCGCCGCTGCTCTTGACGGGGCCGGCGACGACACGGAACCGGACCAGTGGCTGGCGCTCGCCGTCGCGATCCGGGGTCTGGCCGTCAGCCAGGTCGGGGTGTGGGACGACATCGCCGACCATGCGCTGAGCCGCGGTCGCCCGGCCTACGCGGCAGCGCGCGACGTGCTGCGCACCGATGCGCGCTCCTGTGAGCGGCAGCGGTGCGGGTGGGTGTCGACCTGTCCCTTGTTCAAGCGGCTCGCTGGTATGGCCGAACGTCCCGGCGTCCTGGCCGTCAACCATGCCCTGATCGCCTCCTGGGCCCAGCTCGCTCAGCAGGGGGTGCGCAGTCCCGGCGACGTGCTTGCCGACGGCGCGGGCGACCTCGTCTTCGACGAGGCCCATGAGCTGGAGGATTCCCTGACGGCCGCCTGGACGAAGGCCCTCGGCCGTCGAGAGCTGCTGGGTCTGGCCACCCGGCTGGACGGGCGGTCCGGTCTCGACCGTCAACTGCGCCGACTGGTTGCCTCGGGCATAGACCTCCGTAGCGGGCGCCAGCTGCCCGCCATGGCCCGACAGTTGCGGCGGGACTGCGACAGTCTCACCTCCGCCGTCCTGCGTTACCTCCACGAGTACGGGGGGACGAGTCGTTCCGCCGTGCCCCGAAGCGGGGTGGTGCACGGGCGCCCCGAGTATCGACAGCTCGTCGAAGAGGTCCGCCAGACTGGCCGCGGCCTGCGGGAGTTGCTGACCGCACTGAAGGCGGTGGAAACGGCCGCCCGAACCCGCCTTGCCGAGCTGGGCGACGGCCATCCGCTGCTGCGGAGCGTCGTGTCCCGCCTCTCCGGGCTGACCCATGCGGTGACCGATGCCGGGGAGGTGCTGGGGCGGCTGCGGGACCTACCCGACGAGCACCTGTGGGTGTACCGGCTCTCCGCCGACCCACCGTCCGACTCCCCGGCCAGCCCCGAGGCCGCCGACCCGCAGCCGGACTGGACCTTCGAGTGCATCCCCGTCGATGTCGGTCCGGCTTTCGCCGACGCCGTAGTACGGCCCGCCAGGAGCATCACGCTGACCAGCGCCACCCTCACCACCGGCGGCACGTTCGACTACGTCGCGTCCCGGCTGGGGATCCGGGTCCAGCCCGGCAGCAGCCAGCCCGGGGTGTTCGACGGCCGGCAGCTGCCCAGCCCGTTCGACTACGCCGCGCAGTCGGCGGTCGTGCTCACCAGTCACCTACCGGTCCCGGTGCCCAGTCAGGAGCGGGAGTTCGTCGAGGACCTCGCCCGTGACCAGGTGGGGCTGTTGTCCCTTACGGGCGGCAGGTCCATGACGCTGTTCGCGGCACGCCGGCGCATGGAGGCGGTCGCGAACCTGGTGCGGCAGCAGGGCGACGCCCTGGCCGACCGTGGCGTGCGACTGCTGGTGCAGGGGGAAGCCGGCCGCGCGGAGATCGCCGACCGGTTCCGGGCCGATCCCGGCACTGTCGTATACGGGTTGCGCTCCTACTGGCAGGGCTTCGACGCCCCCGGCGACACCTTGAGCTATCTGGCCATCGAGAAGCCGCCCTATCCCCACCCCGACGACGCCGTGGTCAGCGCCCGGATCCGCGCCATCGCCGACCGCGGCGGCGACCCCTTCCTGGAGTACGTGGTCCCCAAGACCGCCGTCCTGCTCGCGCAGGGCTTCGGCCGGCTGATCCGCAGTGAGTCCGACCGCGGCGCGGCCTTGATCTGCGATCGGCGCATGCAGTCTCCGAGTAGCGCCAATCGTCTGCTGCTGTCCACACTTCCCGGCCCGGAGCTCCACTACGCCGTCGATCGGGACGACGCCTGGCGCTACGCCCTGCGGTTCGTCACCGGCGAGGAGCCGGACCTGAGCGCGGCGTTGGCGTTGGCGGGCAGCGAGGTCGATGCGATCGTGCAGCGGCTCCGGCTGACACCGGGGGAAGACCCGGAGCCGAAGCTGCGCGAGGGCGCGCGGCTGCTTTTCGGGGTGCAGCAGCTGCGGGACGAGCAGCTTCAGCTGATGCTGGCCCACCTCGCCGGTCTCGACACGGTCGGTGTGCTGCCCACGGGGACCGGCAAGTCGCTGTGCTTCCAACTGCCGGCGTTGCTGCGCCCGCAGGATCGTGCGACGGTCGTCGTCAGCCCTCTCGTCGCGCTCATCAAGGACCAGTTGGACGACCTTCGAGGTCGTCGGGGCCTGCGCAGCGTCCAGGGCATCACGGGCAGCACACCGGCAGCCGTCCGCAACGAGATCCTGCGGGATCTGGCCGGGGGCAAGGTGCGGCTGCTGTATGTGTCCCCGGAACGGCTGGTGCGCGATCCGGTGCTGCGAGTGGCGCTGGAGCGTCAGGACCTGGCCGGCCTGGTGGTCGACGAGGCGCACTGCGTCAGCGACTGGGGGCACGACTTCCGACCGGAGTTCCGTCAGGTCACGCGGGCTGTCGCCCACCTCGACCGTGCCCCGCGGATGGCCCTGACCGCCACCGCCACGCGTCCCGTGGTGCAGGACATCATCGCCACCCTTGAGCTGCGTGACCCGCTCACGGTCACCAGACCCTCCGACCGTCCGAACCTCCGCTTCCGGATCACCAAGGTGGCCGATGAACGGGAGCGTGCCCGGGAGCTGCTGCGTATCGCCACCGCCATGGGAACCACGCCCGGCATCGTGTACGCGTCGCGGAGGGCGGTCACCGAAGAGATCGCCGCGCTCTTGCGGCGGGCTGGGCTGGCAGCCCGCCACTACCACGCCGGCATGGTCCCGGAACAGCGCGAGGCCGTCCAGGACGACTTCCTCGCCGGCACCACGCAGATCATTGTGGCGACCAAGGCGTTCGGCATGGGCGTGAACAAGCCGGATATCGGCTGGGTGGTGCACTACGACCTGCCCGAGTCGCTTGACGCGTACGTGCAGGAGGCGGGGCGGGCGGCGCGTGCCGCCCAACTGCGTGGCGACTGCGTCCTGCTCTACAGCGGCGGCGACATCGCCCGCCGCCGCGCCCAGGTGGTCAACACGGCGGAGGGCGACCGCCGCGCCCAGGCGCAGCGGGTGCTGACGCTGCTGCGGGAGCAGCGCCAGCGCGGCGGGGACGTGGTGTTCCATCCGGAGGAGCTGGCCGAGGCGGTTGGTGTCGAGGCGGACGAGCTCAACGTCCTGCTGGGTTGGCTGGAACGCGCCGGCGCGGTCGAGCAACTGCCGGACTGCTCGGCCCGCGGGACGGTCCACGTGGGCACGCGGGAGCCGGAGGACGAGCAGCAGCGGCGCCGGTTCCGGCACATGTCCGTGCTGCTGCGCATGCGGCCGCAGGTCGGCAGCCGCATCGACTTCGACCGGCTGGAACAGGAGCACGGCATCGACCCGGACGAGCTGGAGAACGATCTGGTCGCTTGGTCGCTGGACCGCCTGATCACCTTCTCGTCGTCGCAGCGCTACCGCCGCCTGCGACTTCGGGCGCGCGAGGTGGACACCGCATTGCTGAGCCGTGAGATTCGTCGGTGGAACGCCTGGCAGCGTGAGCAGCTCGATGCCGTCATCTCCTACGTCAGCGGCACGCATTGCCGCCGCGCCACGATTGTGCGGTACTTCGGGTTCTCGCCGTACACCTGCGGTGATCAAAGCGAGCCCTGCGACGCCTGTGGAGGACGGGCGGCGTGGCATGATCTTCCGGCTCTGGCCGTGCCGGATCCGGAAAATCTGGTCAACGTCGAGCTCACCGTCCTGCAGGCGGTGGCATGGGCATCCACACTGCGTACGGGCCGCTACGGCGCCGTTGGGTTGAAGGCGGCCGTGCTGGGTGCGGAGGTGCTGGCCGGGGGACATCCGATCGGGGCCGGGCTGCGCCGCTGCCCGCAGTTCGGTGCGCTCCGGCACGTGCGCGGCGCCGAGCGGCGGTGGGACCAGGCGGCCGAACGCCTGGTCGCCGAGGGGCTGCTGGCGCGGGACGAGGTCAGCAGGGACAGCAGGAGCTACCTGAGCCTGGCGATCACCGATGCCGGGCGGGAACGGTTGGGGGGGCCGTCGTGGGTGAGTTGGTAA
- a CDS encoding SNF2-related protein: MPHQEAAARTVLTRMGGRGILADEVGLGKTVEAGLVLKELMLRGLAQRVLIICPAPLRDQWRDELHDKFDEDFTVVASGLDAAAFEQDRLIMTLQLVLRNAERFRKRFDLVIVDEAHRLSGAGAKRTRETVGDLIAKAPRALFLSATPVQNNLLELYRLVELLRPGTFDSEYDFSRRFVDRRDPRRPVNAVELRKLISSVVVRTTRQQAGVDRVHRMPPQDHGVVLTPPERQLYDLLLDTLRHRMTGPSDTMRRRQLALRLTASPQAVSRSALRMAERESDRQLRQVLTEIGHLAGDIRHTSREQTALKVVQRWLDEHGRVLMFTQHTDTLTGILRLLDGAGISAAPFHGGMTHAARSASVADFRSGRAQVLVSTDAGAEGQNLQVSNCVLNYDLPWNPMRVEQRIGRVHRLTQTRDVHIANLFARNTLDEAVYRLLHDKLAMFELLFGQVVTVLGELEGTQDSSMENRVLEALYAKSDATMQRRLDELGTQLEQARSRAMTMMTADAGLSDWLAQRQEERRKRAAQPEARELLPQASKRPRRRQKDLERFVGSFLTSAGATLTQPSEGLTVATLPDDLATALGGRRELFLAFTNAALDHHPEAELCVVGSELFDELLEVLRERGDLAGTVATIPDVHQKPALAHSPDVQLVKRHIEPADQWAARATYRVQEGATSGNQQLVTVAVGPTIDTSRHRLPLPDGAAMPATLPEKDVLDVVDRQAAAQLRQTLREAREAEQRRQREAQEALVANLEKQLASAQKAFRKRGDSEAYLEMYERERQLTRAIEAARRPAPKIIDAELRAELLTLEMHGSDQLVVVERWEHTSGTVRELRYQWSGNLAQHGLTCEASGAPLRTLALCGDAHVVDSSALSLCHSCDTHWCDACGPQREVRACRGCGRDACGTCRSGGGPLCGSCARPHRAPDLDTDWEIGWRLGGSAHLLVGQRHAVLVDTRGDRHTLVPPADVQDPLRTRLRGLAHRLQLPAGAGLTAAAPSVPHGHLTTGSVWATVSSSAWWTWQSGNGAGVDTSVAELVPVLASPPVTAEDEAGFSVLLADLRARDAVPPAPAVAAMPFAVVQRVDIHDGQFVYRELWHDGDRAPQLAREDREPLQASRHDVAPFCRAVAQTVVGPVSVEVDRLHRSYVCLLTDGSRSSTLFVPGLPGATAQAEEHLARRVMAAGLPTDRVVVRHPWSAPPTAELRYSPAAADVRVTRTVKTQRALVEQQVGDPETGFLGPDATTGEFAAARRADDEALRQVLNQLAAPVTPVSVADCITVNEQWHSSHGTAVRQYLVAPAAPLNTRLLAGRTLVAPGETIAVTLADGNAARGPLYVDSGGHLVDSEQVAGCPVCARAYGPCCGDGGVITDCGSCRRPACGTCRSNDPSTVTATRCDRCGDHSCGDCSRHLPVHGCQLCGRDVCPSCGPGPVCLTCQHLTPATAEQIAGLPAELCADGLAVLIGEDGGGRVAVLHGTTRSEVAVVSSSGVHRWETVTGDDETLLRVRLGAARLAGHGEVTVRAVSAETPPGRTDSLVLQRSRDTTFQWLVQTDDLRHAGNGSGLAALPSAGDLDAELTDAFDAALHGGAAAVPVPRRASVTRRQAVRRLTAGLPAPKTSTIASACRQHTETSLALTPAGLVRRRAVGSRLFEEWANWQVPVQVPTWTGEGWRPTPRIIATAAVDGWTAIVAAVGGHAMLALRHGGESPIWYGLSEDTESDLCRAVLGAELLGEHALVTVVDHTPVDQLKGPMVLRARLMARRTAPLVSRQPFGQPRRKALSPVAAVAAIVPHATPVAPVPVAGLPEAVVRELRARVAAHRVAQVDVTVGLRVDEQWRLPNGETLGVRYEVPAGQTNGYLTDAVTGKPLAQAAPCRRHHLVNSLELCSTCLSATCAVCPDAVRPCALCGGRLCGTCVASPDGRCPTCAQLRKVGLFERGKFGVSMRGAAWHGGGKHVQVTVRRDKGAWTLDRWDKDGRVTIPIGGDALASVARMLGETL; the protein is encoded by the coding sequence ATGCCGCACCAGGAGGCGGCGGCCCGGACCGTGCTGACCCGGATGGGCGGGCGTGGCATCCTCGCCGACGAGGTCGGTCTCGGCAAGACCGTCGAGGCGGGCCTGGTCCTCAAGGAGTTGATGCTGCGCGGCCTCGCGCAACGAGTTCTGATCATCTGCCCGGCGCCGCTGCGGGACCAATGGCGCGACGAGTTGCACGACAAGTTCGACGAGGACTTCACCGTGGTGGCCAGCGGGCTGGACGCTGCGGCCTTCGAGCAGGACCGACTGATCATGACCCTGCAGCTGGTGCTACGCAACGCGGAGCGGTTCCGCAAGCGCTTCGACCTGGTCATCGTCGACGAGGCGCACCGGCTGTCCGGCGCTGGCGCGAAACGCACCCGCGAGACCGTCGGCGACCTCATCGCCAAGGCACCCCGGGCGCTGTTCCTGTCGGCCACCCCGGTGCAGAACAACCTCTTGGAGCTGTACCGGCTGGTGGAGCTCCTGCGACCAGGCACCTTCGATTCCGAGTACGACTTCTCCCGCCGCTTCGTCGACCGGCGTGACCCGCGCCGGCCGGTCAACGCCGTCGAGCTACGCAAGCTCATCAGTAGCGTGGTGGTGCGGACGACCCGGCAGCAGGCCGGCGTCGACCGGGTGCACCGGATGCCCCCGCAGGATCACGGCGTGGTGCTGACCCCACCGGAGCGCCAGCTCTACGACCTTCTGCTGGACACGCTGCGCCACCGGATGACCGGGCCGTCCGACACCATGCGTCGCCGGCAACTCGCGCTGCGGCTGACCGCGTCCCCGCAGGCGGTGTCGCGCAGCGCCCTGCGGATGGCCGAGCGGGAGTCGGACCGGCAGCTGCGGCAGGTCCTCACCGAGATCGGTCACCTGGCCGGGGACATCCGGCACACGTCCCGGGAACAGACCGCGCTGAAGGTCGTCCAGCGCTGGCTCGACGAACACGGGCGGGTGCTCATGTTCACCCAGCACACCGACACCCTCACCGGCATCCTGCGGCTGCTCGACGGCGCCGGCATCAGCGCCGCCCCGTTCCACGGCGGCATGACCCACGCCGCCCGCAGCGCGTCCGTCGCCGACTTCCGCTCCGGCCGCGCGCAGGTGCTGGTCTCCACCGATGCCGGCGCCGAGGGGCAGAACCTTCAGGTCAGCAACTGTGTGCTCAACTACGACCTGCCGTGGAATCCGATGCGTGTCGAGCAGCGCATCGGCCGGGTGCACCGGCTCACCCAGACCCGCGACGTGCACATCGCGAACCTCTTCGCCCGGAACACCCTCGACGAGGCCGTCTACCGGCTGCTGCACGACAAGCTGGCCATGTTCGAACTGCTGTTTGGTCAGGTCGTGACGGTCCTCGGCGAGCTGGAGGGCACCCAGGACTCCAGCATGGAGAACCGGGTCCTCGAAGCCCTCTACGCCAAGAGCGACGCCACCATGCAACGCCGGCTCGACGAGCTGGGCACGCAGCTGGAGCAGGCCCGCAGCCGGGCCATGACCATGATGACGGCGGACGCCGGGCTCAGCGACTGGCTCGCCCAGCGGCAGGAGGAGCGGCGTAAGCGCGCCGCGCAGCCGGAGGCGCGGGAGCTGCTGCCCCAGGCGTCCAAGCGCCCGCGGCGCCGGCAGAAGGACCTCGAGCGGTTCGTCGGTAGTTTCCTGACTTCGGCGGGGGCGACGCTGACGCAACCCTCCGAAGGGCTGACCGTCGCCACGCTGCCGGACGACCTCGCCACCGCCCTGGGTGGCCGGCGGGAACTGTTCCTCGCCTTCACCAACGCCGCCCTGGATCACCATCCGGAGGCGGAGCTCTGTGTCGTCGGATCCGAGCTCTTCGACGAGCTGTTGGAGGTGCTGCGCGAACGCGGCGATCTGGCGGGCACGGTGGCCACGATCCCCGACGTGCACCAGAAGCCGGCCCTCGCGCACAGCCCGGACGTGCAGCTGGTCAAGCGCCACATCGAGCCGGCGGACCAGTGGGCCGCCCGCGCCACCTACCGGGTGCAGGAGGGGGCCACGAGTGGCAACCAGCAGCTGGTGACGGTCGCCGTCGGGCCGACGATCGACACGAGCCGGCACCGTCTGCCACTGCCCGACGGGGCCGCCATGCCGGCGACCCTGCCGGAGAAGGATGTCCTCGACGTTGTCGACAGGCAGGCCGCTGCGCAACTGCGGCAGACCCTGCGGGAGGCCCGGGAAGCCGAGCAGCGCCGGCAGCGGGAAGCCCAGGAAGCCCTCGTCGCCAACCTGGAGAAGCAGCTCGCCTCGGCGCAGAAGGCCTTCCGCAAGCGCGGTGACTCCGAGGCATACCTCGAGATGTACGAGCGGGAGCGCCAGCTGACTCGCGCGATCGAGGCAGCTCGCCGACCCGCACCGAAGATCATCGATGCCGAGCTGCGCGCCGAGCTGCTGACCCTGGAAATGCACGGCTCCGATCAGCTCGTGGTGGTGGAACGCTGGGAGCACACCAGCGGCACGGTCCGCGAGCTGCGCTACCAGTGGAGCGGCAACTTGGCCCAGCACGGCCTGACCTGTGAGGCGAGCGGGGCACCGCTGCGCACACTGGCGCTGTGCGGTGACGCGCATGTCGTGGACAGCTCTGCCTTGTCACTCTGCCATTCCTGTGACACCCACTGGTGTGACGCCTGCGGGCCCCAGCGCGAGGTGCGGGCGTGTCGCGGCTGCGGCCGGGACGCCTGCGGGACGTGCCGCTCCGGTGGCGGCCCTCTCTGTGGCAGCTGCGCTCGTCCCCACCGCGCCCCGGATCTCGACACCGATTGGGAGATCGGCTGGCGGCTCGGCGGTTCGGCGCACCTCCTCGTCGGGCAGCGCCACGCCGTATTGGTGGACACACGGGGTGACCGACACACGTTGGTGCCGCCGGCTGATGTCCAGGATCCGCTCCGGACCCGGTTGCGCGGACTGGCCCACCGGCTGCAGCTGCCTGCCGGCGCAGGCCTGACCGCAGCGGCGCCTTCGGTCCCGCACGGTCATCTGACGACCGGCAGTGTGTGGGCGACGGTGTCATCGTCGGCGTGGTGGACTTGGCAGTCCGGGAATGGTGCCGGTGTCGACACCTCGGTGGCCGAGCTGGTGCCTGTGCTCGCCAGCCCACCGGTCACCGCCGAGGACGAGGCCGGATTCAGCGTACTGCTGGCCGACCTCCGCGCCCGCGACGCGGTCCCGCCCGCCCCGGCCGTCGCGGCGATGCCGTTCGCCGTCGTGCAGCGGGTCGACATCCATGACGGGCAGTTCGTCTACCGAGAGCTCTGGCACGACGGTGATCGGGCGCCCCAGCTCGCCCGGGAGGACCGCGAGCCGCTGCAGGCCAGCCGCCACGACGTGGCGCCGTTCTGCCGGGCTGTCGCACAGACCGTGGTGGGTCCGGTCAGCGTGGAGGTCGACCGACTGCACCGCTCCTACGTGTGCCTGCTGACCGACGGCTCCCGCAGCAGCACCCTCTTCGTCCCGGGGCTCCCCGGCGCCACGGCGCAGGCAGAGGAACATCTCGCGCGCCGGGTCATGGCCGCCGGTCTGCCCACGGACCGGGTGGTCGTTCGACACCCCTGGTCCGCGCCGCCCACCGCCGAGCTTCGTTACAGCCCGGCGGCGGCGGACGTTCGTGTGACGCGCACGGTGAAGACCCAGCGGGCGCTGGTGGAGCAGCAGGTCGGCGACCCGGAGACGGGCTTTCTCGGCCCGGACGCCACCACCGGAGAGTTCGCGGCGGCCCGCCGCGCCGACGACGAGGCCCTCCGGCAGGTACTCAACCAATTGGCGGCACCGGTCACGCCGGTCTCCGTCGCCGATTGCATCACCGTCAACGAGCAGTGGCACTCATCCCACGGCACCGCCGTTCGCCAGTACCTGGTCGCTCCGGCCGCGCCCCTGAACACGCGACTGCTCGCCGGGCGAACCCTCGTCGCGCCCGGCGAGACGATTGCGGTGACCCTGGCCGACGGAAACGCGGCCCGCGGACCGTTGTACGTCGACAGCGGCGGACACCTGGTCGACAGCGAGCAGGTGGCCGGCTGTCCCGTCTGCGCGCGCGCCTACGGCCCGTGCTGCGGAGACGGCGGCGTCATCACCGACTGCGGCTCCTGCAGGCGGCCCGCCTGTGGCACCTGCCGGTCGAACGACCCGTCCACGGTGACGGCGACCAGGTGTGATCGGTGCGGAGACCACTCCTGCGGCGACTGCTCCCGTCACCTGCCCGTACACGGATGTCAGCTGTGCGGCCGCGACGTCTGCCCGTCCTGCGGCCCCGGCCCGGTCTGCCTCACCTGCCAGCACCTCACGCCGGCGACCGCCGAGCAGATCGCCGGCCTGCCCGCCGAGCTGTGCGCGGACGGCCTGGCCGTGCTCATCGGCGAGGACGGCGGCGGCAGGGTTGCGGTGCTGCACGGCACCACCCGCTCGGAGGTGGCCGTCGTCTCGTCGTCGGGCGTACACCGCTGGGAGACCGTCACCGGCGACGACGAGACGCTGCTGCGGGTGCGGCTGGGCGCTGCCCGGCTGGCCGGGCACGGCGAGGTGACCGTCCGCGCTGTCTCCGCCGAGACCCCGCCGGGGCGTACCGACTCGCTGGTCCTGCAGCGTAGTCGTGACACCACGTTCCAGTGGCTCGTGCAGACGGATGACCTCCGGCACGCCGGCAACGGCTCCGGCCTGGCAGCGCTGCCGAGCGCGGGGGACCTGGACGCCGAGCTCACCGACGCGTTCGACGCGGCACTGCACGGGGGAGCGGCGGCCGTGCCGGTGCCGAGGCGCGCGTCGGTGACCCGACGGCAGGCCGTGCGACGGCTGACCGCCGGGCTCCCGGCCCCCAAGACCAGTACGATCGCCAGCGCCTGCCGTCAGCACACCGAGACCAGCCTGGCTCTTACGCCCGCCGGCCTGGTGCGCCGCCGAGCGGTCGGCAGCAGGTTGTTCGAGGAATGGGCGAACTGGCAGGTGCCGGTGCAGGTGCCGACGTGGACCGGTGAGGGCTGGCGTCCGACGCCGCGGATCATCGCCACCGCCGCAGTGGACGGTTGGACCGCGATCGTCGCGGCCGTCGGCGGGCACGCCATGCTCGCGCTGCGCCATGGCGGCGAGTCGCCAATCTGGTATGGGCTCAGCGAGGACACCGAATCGGATCTGTGCCGGGCCGTGCTCGGTGCCGAGCTGCTCGGTGAGCACGCCCTGGTGACGGTCGTCGACCACACGCCCGTCGACCAGCTCAAAGGGCCGATGGTCCTGCGCGCCCGCCTGATGGCTCGTCGTACCGCCCCGCTCGTGTCGCGGCAGCCCTTCGGCCAGCCGCGACGCAAGGCGCTCTCACCGGTGGCCGCCGTCGCCGCGATCGTTCCTCACGCCACGCCCGTCGCGCCCGTGCCTGTCGCCGGCCTGCCCGAGGCCGTGGTGCGGGAACTGCGGGCCCGGGTGGCGGCTCACCGGGTCGCCCAGGTCGACGTCACCGTCGGCCTACGGGTCGACGAGCAGTGGCGCCTGCCTAACGGGGAAACGCTCGGCGTCCGGTACGAGGTGCCGGCGGGGCAGACCAATGGCTACCTGACCGACGCCGTCACCGGTAAACCGCTCGCCCAGGCAGCGCCCTGTCGGCGGCATCATCTGGTCAACTCCCTGGAGCTGTGCAGCACCTGCCTGAGCGCCACCTGTGCGGTGTGCCCCGACGCGGTGCGGCCCTGCGCCCTGTGTGGCGGACGGCTCTGCGGCACCTGCGTCGCCAGCCCTGACGGCCGATGCCCCACGTGCGCCCAGCTACGCAAGGTCGGGTTGTTCGAGCGGGGCAAGTTCGGCGTGTCAATGCGGGGCGCCGCCTGGCACGGCGGGGGCAAACATGTCCAGGTCACGGTGCGCCGCGACAAGGGTGCCTGGACGCTGGACAGGTGGGACAAGGACGGACGGGTCACCATTCCCATCGGTGGTGACGCCTTGGCGTCGGTCGCGCGCATGCTGGGCGAAACCCTGTGA